Proteins encoded within one genomic window of Geotalea daltonii FRC-32:
- a CDS encoding YfcE family phosphodiesterase produces MNILVLSDTHGNYPLAIKALDAAGPVDHIVHLGDGLDDAVIIEDISGLPTTKVVGNCDFSSSAVKDAIISLAGQSIFITHGHRYSVKSGLDGLYRKALDGGASVVLFGHTHLPLIENVHEVLFINPGCLSQSCQTTTYAMLSIICGKVTARIVPVA; encoded by the coding sequence ATGAATATTTTAGTTCTCTCGGATACCCACGGCAATTATCCCTTGGCCATCAAAGCCCTCGACGCAGCAGGCCCAGTGGATCATATTGTCCATCTGGGAGACGGACTTGATGATGCGGTGATCATCGAGGATATTTCAGGGCTGCCCACCACCAAAGTCGTCGGTAACTGTGACTTCAGCAGTTCAGCAGTCAAAGACGCTATCATAAGCCTTGCAGGCCAGAGCATCTTTATCACCCATGGCCACAGATACAGCGTCAAATCCGGATTGGATGGCCTTTACCGAAAGGCTTTGGATGGAGGTGCATCCGTTGTTCTCTTCGGGCACACTCATCTTCCTCTGATAGAGAATGTGCACGAGGTACTGTTTATAAATCCCGGCTGCCTCAGTCAAAGTTGCCAGACCACCACCTATGCCATGCTCAGTATAATTTGCGGAAAGGTGACCGCAAGAATCGTCCCTGTTGCCTGA